One genomic region from Cardiocondyla obscurior isolate alpha-2009 linkage group LG19, Cobs3.1, whole genome shotgun sequence encodes:
- the LOC139109965 gene encoding ATP-binding cassette sub-family C member 4-like, whose protein sequence is MDSTKTRSKPNPREKANIVSVLLWWWTISLFKTGYKKVLEPDDLFDPLRVDRSKLLGDRLDRRWNIELENSKKWKRSPSLLRTIFRTFLWEYSMLGMIQILNEFVIRLGTPLLLGGLLRYFRKDSVELYENALWYGAGICIATGINVISGNQTIFGAFHVGAKVRVAVCSVVYRKALRLSKTALGETAPGKVVNLVANDVNRFDLVTIFIHHMWSAPLSALIVGYILYQEVGYAGLIGIAAVFVVVPLQSYTGKLSSKFRLQTAIKTDERVRLMDEIISGVQVIKMYAWEKPFCAMVELARKLELKVVTKSSYIRGVYMTFNLFTTRMALYCTLVSMLMFGYDLTADKIFILSSYFGILAHTMAGMFVRGFAELAECMVAIRRLQGFLMFDEFQGSNIVLSKSSSPYVNSDSKRISKQDLPYIDDDVLDNQLESQGEDENNKKPNGLMIVASDLLKNTANFVEEKKNSIHGKNWAVNMINVTAKWEEKSENTLENLNLEMEKGKLYAVIGMVGNGKSSFLSAILGEITLTEGEVKVNGGISYASQEPWVFGSTVRQNILFGQPYERQRYQKVIKACALSRDFKQFPQGDQTVVGERGSSLSGGQKARINLARALYRQSDIYLLDDPLSAVDAHVSKHLFHECIQRYLAGKTRILATHQLQYIKGVDAIILLEQGKIKYFSQYQDLLEYRSEYGVLLAAENEAIDDTSLEKSINIRRQFSSSSNRSRTPEVSSGGTDDEEEEEDAEKMYDGLEGTSRGIVKGPIFVKFFKTGANLFMAFTVLFLFIITQFIVSLNDYFISFLVNFVEAQNYEAKHFNLNQTDTSNINTTNTHKYSVVEDGMVMNYVYIYTGIVLAIFFVGITRSVVFYKTCMTCSQRLHDMMFSALIRTGMRFFDTNPSGRILNRFSKDMGAIDELLPKAMLDAGQMNMMVVGALVVTCIVNPIFLVPVVFIAGIFYWIRKVYLKTSKNIKRLEGISRSPVFTHLNATLNGLTTIRAYCAQDILKREFDKLQDTHTSTIYMYIVTSTAFGFSLDVFCFVFISIVTFSFLLLDQSFSGGEVGLAITQVMVMTGLIQWGMRQSAEVANQMMAVERVLEYIQLPAEPNLKDRGAYIKKKDKILALPSNVPKNWPDQGCITFRNVYMRYADEDPPVLKSLNIIIFPGEKVGIVGRTGAGKSSLISALFRLAKVDGVIEIDGADTGLIALEDLRRNISIIPQDPVLFSGTLRRNLDPFNEFPDTDLWEALEEVELKEAVTTNGNGLESRVFDRGSNYSVGQRQLVCLARAILRNNRILMLDEATANVDPHTDALIQRTIRKKFATCTMLTVAHRLNTIMDSDKVLVMDKGRMSEYDHPHILLKNSYSQFTSLVRETGPGMYDQLVKVAKQAYVNKYGET, encoded by the exons ATGGATTCAACAAAAACCAGATCGAAGCCGAATCCGCGGGAGAAGGCGAACATCGTGTCTGTGTTACTTTGGTG gTGGACTATTAGTTTATTCAAGACAGGATACAAAAAGGTTTTAGAACCGGACGACTTATTTGATCCCTTGAGAGTCGACCGATCAAAACTGCTTGGAGATCGATTAGATAG ACGATGGAATATCGAGCTggaaaattcgaaaaaatgGAAACGCAGTCCAAGTTTGTTGAGGACTATTTTCCGCACATTCTTATGGGAGTATTCCATGTTGGGAATGATACAGATTCTCAACGAATTCGTGATAAG ATTAGGCACGCCGTTGCTGTTGGGTGGTCTATTGCGCTACTTTCGGAAAGATTCAGTGGAATTGTATGAAAATGCCTTGTGGTATGGTGCTGGGATTTGCATAGCTACCGGCATAAATGTGATAAGCGGCAATCAAACAATCTTCGGAGCTTTTCACGTGGGTGCTAAAGTTCGCGTGGCCGTCTGCTCTGTGGTGTACAGAAAG GCACTGCGTCTCAGCAAAACTGCACTGGGCGAAACAGCACCAGGAAAAGTGGTTAATCTAGTAGCCAACGATGTCAATAGATTCGATCTTGTTACTATCTTTATTCATCATATGTGGTCAGCACCTCTTTCTGCCCTTATCGTGGGTTATATTCTGTACCAAGAAGTCGGCTATGCCGGTCTCATCGGTATTGCTGCAGTCTTCGTGGTCGTACCGCTTCAAT CTTACACCGGTAAGCTGTCATCGAAATTTCGTCTTCAAACCGCCATAAAGACGGATGAGCGGGTTCGGCTGATGGACGAAATCATTTCCGGGGTACAGGTGATTAAGATGTACGCATGGGAGAAACCATTCTGCGCCATGGTCGAACTGGCGCGTAAACTCGAGCTTAAAGTGGTCACCAAAAGCTCGTACATCCGCGGCGTTTATATGACCTTTAACCTGTTTACAACTCGAATGGCACTATACTGCACCCTCGTCTCTATGCTCATGTTTGGCTACGACTTGACCGCcgacaaaatttttatcctcTCGTCTTACTTCGGTATTCTTGCACACACCATGGCTGGCATGTTTGTGCGCGGTTTTGCTGAGCTGGCTGAATGTATGGTCGCCATACGTAGGCTTCAAGGCTTTCTTATGTTTGATGAGTTTCAAGGTAGCAACATTGTCCTGTCAAAATCGTCCTCCCCCTACGTTAATTCAGATTCCAAACGAATCTCCAAACAGGATCTTCCTTACATTGATGATGACGTTCTGGATAATCAATTGGAGTCACAGGGAGAGGATGAAAACAACAAAAAGCCTAATGGTTTGATGATCGTCGCCAGTGATTTGTTGAAAAACACAGCTAATTTTGTTGAAG aaaagaaaaattctatacATGGTAAAAACTGGGCTGTCAACATGATAAATGTTACTGCCAAGTGGGaagaaaaatctgaaaatacCTTAGAGAATTTAAATCTCGAAATGGAAAAAGGCAAGCTATATGCCGTCATTGGCATGGTGGGCAATGGCAAAAGCTCCTTTCTATCTGCGATTCTAGGCGAGATCACCTTAACCGAAGGTGAAGTAAAAGTTAACGGCGGTATCAGCTACGCTAGCCAAGAACCTTGGGTCTTTGGTTCTACGGTACGACAGAATATACTTTTCGGGCAGCCGTACGAACGCCAACGATATCAAAAGGTGATTAAAGCATGCGCCTTGTCACGCGACTTTAAGCAATTTCCACAAGGCGATCAGACTGTCGTGGGTGAGCGGGGCAGTTCTCTATCCGGCGGTCAGAAGGCTAGGATCAACTTGGCTAGGGCTTTATACAGGCAATCGGACATCTACTTGCTGGATGATCCTTTGAGCGCG GTTGATGCACACGTTAGCAAGCATCTATTTCACGAATGTATTCAGAGATATTTGGCCGGTAAAACAAGAATTTTAGCGACACATCAGCTACAGTATATAAAAGGAGTCGATGCTATTATTCTGCTTGAACAGGGAAAAATTAAGTACTTCTCGCAGTATCAAGATTTGTTGGAATATCGCTCTGAATACGGAGTTCTTTTGGCAGCTGAGAATGAAGCGATCGATGATACGTCTTTggaaaaaagtataaatatacgACGACAATTTTCCTCTTCGAGTAAcaga AGTCGAACACCAGAAGTTAGTAGCGGCGGTACAGACGatgaagaggaagaagaagatgcCGAAAAGATGTACGATGGTCTAGAAGGGACGTCGCGTGGAATTGTTAAGGGTcctatatttgttaaattctttaaaacgggtgcaaatttatttatggcTTTTACCGTTCTGTTTTTATTCATCATCACGCAATTCATAGTCAGTCTCAACGACTACTTTATATCTTTCTT AGTCAACTTTGTGGAAGCGCAAAATTACGAAGCCaagcattttaatttgaatcaGACGGATACAAGTAACATTAACACGACAAACACTCATAAGTACAGTGTTGTCGAAGATGGTATGGTGATGAATTACGTATACATTTATACTGGCATCGTGCTAGCCATCTTTTTCGTTGGAATCACAAGATCAGTggttttttataaaacatgcATGACATGCAGCCAACGGCTTCACGACATGATGTTTAGTGCTTTAATTCGAACAGGAATGCGATTTTTTGACACTAACCCGAGCGGTAGAATTCTCAATCGCTTTTCCAAAGACATGGGCGCAATCGACGAATTGTTGCCCAAAGCAATGTTGGACGCCGGGCAAATGAACATGATGGTTGTTGGAGCGTTAGTAGTGACTTGCATAGTTAATCCTATCTTTTTGGTGCCTGTTGTTTTCATCGCCGGAATATTCTACTGGATTCGTAAAGTTTACCTCAAAACTAGCAAGAACATTAAACGACTAGAAGGAATAT cacGCTCACCGGTATTTACTCATTTAAATGCCACGTTGAACGGTTTGACGACCATCAGAGCGTATTGCGCTCAAGACATACTCAAACGCGAATTCGACAAGCTGCAAGATACACATACGTCTACCATTTACATGTATATCGTAACTAGCACTGCGTTTGGGTTTTCGTTGGATGTGTTCTGTTTTGTGTTCATTTCAATAGTTACTTTCAGCTTTTTGCTGCTCGATCAAT CATTTTCTGGTGGCGAAGTAGGTTTAGCCATCACTCAGGTAATGGTAATGACTGGGCTAATTCAGTGGGGAATGCGACAAAGCGCGGAAGTGGCAAATCAGATGATGGCTGTTGAACGTGTACTCGAATACATTCAGCTTCCCGCAGAACCGAATTTAAAAGATCGAGGGGcttacataaagaaaaaagacaaaatacTAGCATTACCGTCTAATGTTCCCAAAAACTGGCCCGATCAAGGTTGCATTACATTCAGAAACGTGTATATGCGCTATGCAGATGAAGACCCTCCTGTTTTGAAAAgtttgaatataataatttttcccgGGGAAAAG GTTGGCATTGTAGGGAGAACGGGCGCCGGAAAGTCATCATTGATATCAGCATTATTCCGATTGGCAAAAGTGGACGGAGTTATCGAAATCGACGGAGCTGACACGGGTTTGATAGCTCTGGAGGATTTGCGGCGCAACATATCTATCATTCCCCAAGATCCTGTGTTATTTTCTGGTACTCTGAGACGTAATCTAGATCCTTTTAACGAATTTCCCGATACGGATTTGTGGGAGGCGCTTGAAGag GTTGAATTAAAAGAGGCAGTCACTACTAACGGAAACGGCTTGGAAAGTCGTGTGTTTGACAGAGGTAGTAATTATAGTGTTGGACAAAGACAGTTGGTATGCTTAGCGAGAGCTATTTTGAGAAACAATCGTATATTGATGCTGGACGAAGCAACCGCGAATGTAGATCCACACACTGACGCGTTGATTCAACGAACAATCAGGAAGAAATTCGCAACATGCACGATGCTCACTGTGGCACATCGATTGAATACCATAATGGACAGTGACAAAGTTCTGGTGATGGATAAGGGTCGTATGTCT GAATATGATCACCCTCATATATTACTGAAAAATAGCTACAGCCAATTTACGTCGTTAGTTAGAGAGACCGGGCCAGGTATGTACGATCAATTGGTCAAAGTTGCAAAACAGGCCTACGTGAACAAGTATGGAGAAACGTGA